CCTACTTCAGACCAACATTAACTTTACTCACACCACGGTCTCTTCGGGAGGTGGCCAACGACAAGGCGACGGGCGTTCCGCCCAATACCTACGAGGGATCCAGGTATCCCCAGGGTTGCCAAACATATGTTCGGTATAGTATAATCTCGCCGTAGGGTCTCGAAGTCAAGGGGGAATGGGCGTGGCTAAGCGGGGCGAGTTCCTTCCGGTCAGGATAACCATGATCGAGCAACGGGGAAAGTGCACTCACAAGCTGGGGGATAGTTTCATCTGGGACAGCTGGACCCCGCCCAAGGGGATGTGCGGCGCGCTCACCGACTCGCTGGCCAGGCCGGCCCTGATGTGCGCCCTGGGCGCCCTGTCTTGGGAAGACAACGACCCGGACCATTGGTACATCTCCTGTCCCTCGAAGAAGGGCACCGTCTGGAAGCTGGAGAGCCTCGAGAAAGAGATGCCCAAGCGCGAGTGGTAGGTGGCCCGGCGGGCCGACCCTTTCCTCGCGCCGTCGCCGCCTTCGTCGCGGCCGCCGACGGGCCCGCCGAGCGGCTTTCCCAGCGCGTTGGTAGCCGGTTGCCCGGTATGTTATAATCTAGGAGCATCTAGAGGCCGCCTGGCAGCGCCGCCACGGCGTTTCCCCAAAACCTTGCGGCCGTAGCGACTGGAGCGACACATGGCCAAGGACAAGATCATCATCCGGGGCGCCCGGCAGCACAACCTGAAGAACATCGACATCGAGATCCCGCGCGACAAGTTCGTCGTCATCACCGGGCTGTCCGGGTCGGGCAAGTCGTCGTTGGCCTTCGACACCATCTTCGCCGAGGGGCAGCGCCGCTACGTCGAGTCGCTGTCGGCCTACGCCCGCCAGTTCCTCGGCCAGATGGACAAGCCCGACGTCGACTACATTGAGGGCCTTTCCCCGACCATTTCCATCGACCAGAAAACCACCAGCCGCAACCCGCGGTCGACCGTCGGCACGGTCACCGAAATCTATGACTACCTGCGTCTTCTCTTCGCCCGCATCGGTCGTCCGCACTGCCCCAAGTGCGGTAAGCCCATCACCCAGCAGACCGTCGATCAGATGGTCGACCAGGTGGCGGGCTTGCCCGAAAGCACCCGCATCCAGATCCTCGCCCCGATTGTCCGGGGGCGCAAGGGCGAACACGAGAAGGTCATCGAGGAGATCCGCAAGGGCGGCTATGTCCGGGTCCGGGTGGACGGTGAGGTTCACGAAGTCACCGAGCCCATCACCCTGGAGAAGAACAAGAAGCACTCCATCGAGGCTGTCGTCGACCGGCTGGTCGTCCGGCCGGGGCTGCAAAAGCGCCTGGCCGACTCGCTGGAGACGGCCCTCAATCTTTCCGGCGGATTGGTCCTCGTCGACGTCATCGGTAAAGAAGAGATCCTCTTCTCCCGCAACTTCGCCTGCATCGACTGCGGCGTCAGCATCGAGGAGCCGCAGCCGCGGATGTTCTCCTTCAATAACCCCTACGGAGCCTGCCCGGTCTGCGACGGTCTCGGGTCGAACATGGAGATCGACCCCGACCGGGTCATTCCCGATCGCCGGAAGAGCATCGACGATGGGGCCATCGTCCCCTGGTACCGAGGCGCGATGACCTACTACCCGTCGCTCCTCGAGGCGGTCGCCCGCCACTTAGGCTTCCGCACCGACGTGCCCATCGACGACCTCGACCCGAAGTGGGTCGACATCGTCCTCAACGGTTCCGGGGACGAGAAATTCCCCTTCACTTTCGAAGGCTTCAACGGCCAGATGCGGACCAAGGAGGCGACCTTCGAAGGGGTCGTCCACAACCTCGAGCGGCGCTACCGCGAGTCCCAGAGCGACGGGGCCCGGGCCGACATCGAGGAGTTCATGAGCACCAAACCCTGTCCGGCCTGCGGCGGCAAGCGCCTGCGCCCGGAGAGCCTGGCGGTCAAGATCGGCGGCAAGTCCATCGCCGACGTGACGGGCCTGTCCATCGTTGAGACCCTCGACTTCTTCAACCACCTCACGTTGACCCAGCGCGAGGAGCTCATCGCCCACCAGGTCTTGAAGGAGATCCGTGAGCGGCTGGGCTTCCTGGTCAACGTCGGCCTCGACTACCTGACCTTGGACCGAGCGGCCGGGACCCTGGCCGGCGGCGAGGCCCAGCGGATCAGGCTGGCCACCCAGATTGGCTCCGGCCTGGTCGGCGTGCTCTATATCCTCGACGAGCCCAGCATCGGCCTGCACCAGCGGGACAACGAGCGGCTGATCGCCACACTCAAGCGCCTGCGCGGCCTCGGGAACACCCTCATCGTCGTCGAGCATGATGAAGAGACGATGTGGGCGGCCGACCACATCATCGACATCGGGCCGGGGGCCGGGGCCCACGGCGGGCGGGTCATCGTCGCCGGGACCATCGACGAGGTGATGGCCTGTCCGGAGTCGATCACCGGCCAGTACCTAAGCGGCCAGAAGGAGATCCCCGTCCCGCTGGCCCGCCGGCAGCCGAACGGCAAGGCCGTCGAGGTCCGGGGGGCCCGTGAGCACAACCTGAAAGAAATCGACGTCAAGTTTCCGTTGGGGCTGTTCGTCTGCGTCACCGGGGTCTCCGGTTCGGGCAAGAGCACGCTGGTCAACGAGATCCTCCACAAGGCTCTCGCCGCCGATCTCAACCGGGCCAGGACGAAGCCCGGCGACCACGAGGCCATCACCGGGCTGAAGTACCTCGACAAGGTCATCGACATTGACCAGTCACCCATCGGTCGGACCCCGCGCTCCAACCCGGCCACTTACACCGGGCTCTTCGACCTCATCCGCGACGTTTATGCCAGCACGCCCGAGGCGAGAGTGCGCGGCTTCCGGGCCGGGCGGTTCTCCTTCAACGTCCGCGGCGGCCGTTGCGAGGCCTGCAAGGGCGACGGGATAATCAAGATCGAGATGCACTTCCTGCCCGACGTCTATGTGCCGTGCGAAGTCTGCAAGGGCAAGCGCTATAATCGCGAGACCCTCGAGGTCAGGTACAAGGGGAAGTCCATCTCCGACGTCCTGGAAATGAACGTCGACGAGGGCGCCGAGTTCTTCAAGAACCTGCCCCGCCTGAAGCGCAAACTCCAGACGTTGCAGGACGTCGGCTTGGGCTACATCAAGCTGGGTCAGCCGGCGACGACCCTCTCCGGCGGTGAGGCCCAGCGGGTCAAGCTGGCCACCGAGCTGTCTCGCCGGTCCAACGGCAAGACCATGTATATCCTGGACGAGCCGACCACCGGCCTCCACATCGACGACATCCACAAGCTTCTGGTCGTCCTGGGAAGGCTGGTCGACGCCGGGGATACGGTGGTCGTCATCGAACACAACCTGGACGTCATCAAGACCGCCGACTATCTCATCGACCTCGGTCCCGAGGGCGGGGAGCGGGGCGGGCGGGTCATCGCCACCGGGACGCCGGAAGAGGTCGCCGCCATGCCCCAGTCTTACACCGGCCAGTTCCTCAAGAAGATCTTCGAACGCCAGGCCAAACGGGGCCGGGGCAAGACGGCGGCGAACTAACCTACCACTATCCCCTCAGGGGCAACCGCTTTTCGTAGCCGAGGACTTCCCACAGGCCTTCGCTCTCGAGGAGCTTCTTTGTCTCCGCCTTGCTCTTGTGGGCGGCCGGCCAGTCGTTCACTTGGAAGGACAAATAGAGAAGCAGCCGGGCCAGGTTGAGGGCGTCCATCTGAAGCCCCCGGGGACTGACCTTGTCCAGCGTGTCGGCGGCCGTATGGGTCCACCCGCGCCCGGCCGGCCTCGGACCCGGCCGGGAGGAGGTCATGAAGGCGCTGGGAACGCCGGCCGCGGCGAAGTTGAACTGGTCGGAGTACAGGTTCATCCCGTTCCTGATCTTCCAGGGCTGGTTCTGGCGCCGGGCGATGTCCTTGAAGACCGGCATGAGTTCCCGCCACCCCTGGATGAGGAGAGACGGCTCTCCGCCGCCACCGGCGGCGTCGACGTTGACCATGAACTGCATGTTCCGGGTCTCACGGCGGTGGGCGTGGACGTACTCCTCCGAGCCGATGAGCCCGATCTCCTCAACGGGGAAGATTACGAAGCGGATGGTGTGGGGCAGGTGCGCCCCGATCTTGGCCAGGACCCTGGCGGTCTCGAGGACGATGACGGCCCCAGAACCGTTGTCGATGGCCCCTGGGGCGATGTCGTGCCCGTCGAGATGCCCGCCGGCGATGAGCAGGCGCCGCTGGCTTTCCCGGCCGACGACCTCCCCGCAGATGTTGGAAGAGGTCATCCGCTCGTTGCTGTTGGCGGTCGCGATCCGGAGCTTGACCGGACCCTTTTCGGCCAGGCGGTTGAGGGCCGCCCCAGTCTCCGTGGACACGCCGACCCCGATCACCTCGGCCGGGGCGTTGAAGCGAAGGGAGCCGGTCTCTTCGAGGAGCCCCGGTTCGTCGCGCATCCAGATGAAGCCCACCGCTCCGGCCTCCACGGCCCGGCCGTACTTCTCCATCCGGTGCATCGTCCGGCATAGGTCGGTCGGGGATTCGGTCGTCACCATGACGATCTTCCCCTTGATCTCGTCCGCCCTCTCGGCGTAGACGTCGGGGTGTCCTGAGCCGAGGAAGACCAGTTCGCCCTGGACCTCACCCGAGCCACAATAGGGCAAGGCGAGGCATGGAAAGGCGCGACGCTTGGGACTGAGCGCGGTCAGCCTGGCCCGACCGCGCGCCCAGCCGGCGTACTCGAACTCTTCAGTGTGGACGTCGTCGAGCCCATATTGACTCATCCGTGAGGTCAGGAACTGGACCGCTTTCCGTTCCCCGGCCGTGCCGCCGAACCGGCTGCCGCACTCGTCGCACAGGTAGACCAGGTTCCGGTAAGCCTCATCGGAGGTCCAGACCTCCCCGACCACCATCCGGTCCAGGGTGGCCAGGTCCAGAGGCTCGACTGCGGGTGGAGGAGCGGCCCTCAGGGACATCCCAACATCTCCTTATTGTGCTCCGGCTCGGGTGGGATCGGCCCGGGTGGTCCGGCTTGGGTAGGGGGTTTCGACACCGAGCTGGCTACACCCTTGCGGGCAGGGGACCCGCCAACCCGGGGAGAATACAAGATCAGCGGCCTTTGGGGGGTCGGGACCGAGAGCTACCCCGGACGACCTGCAGCGATGAACGAAGGGGGCACGTAGTAGTTGGATGTCACCGAGCTTACCCAACACGACTTCGTAGCCGACATAAACCGGTGGGTCAGCGGACTTCCCAGCCTGATCGACGTCGGGTGCGGCTTGGGCGACTTGCTGACGAGGATTGACTGTCCGATCAAGATCGGAATCGATGCCCATCGCCCCTATTTGGAGAGACGTCGTACGGATGACCCGCGAATCGTTCCCCTAACCATGGATGCCCGGGAGATGCCGGCCCGGTTCCTTCCCGGCGGAGTCGCGGCGATACTCTTCCTGGATGTGCTGGAGCACTTCCCTTACGACGAGGGAGTCGAGATCCTCCGGCAGGCTGAGGCACTGGCCAGAGAGTCGGTCATAGTCTTTACTCCGCGGGGCTGGTTCCCACAGCACAACTTCGATTACTTCAACCTTGGTGGGGAGACCTATCAGGAGCACCGAAGCGCCTGGAACGTTGCCAACTTTGAACGCCTGGGCTTCACGGATGCCATTGTCTATAAGGCCTTCCACGGACCGGGCAACCCTTCATTCCTGCGCGCCTTCCCCGAGCCGGGGGCCGCTCCGGTTGATGCCTTGCTGGTCAGGAAGGTACTCCAACGCGGGAAGTGAGATGGCTTGCCCGAAGATCGCCCGTCGGGGCCGAGTCCAGAGATGGAGGCCAAGCTGGGCAGGCTCCCGGCCAAGCCGGGCGTCTACCTGTTCAAGGACAAGGCCGGTGAGATCATTTACATCGGCAAGGCCCTGTCCCTCAGGAGCCGGGTCAGGCAGTATTTCCAGTCGGCCAAGAACCAGAATCCCCGGACCATGGCCATGGTCATGCAGGCCAGGGATCTCGAATTCATCCGGACCGACTCAGAGGTCGAGGCCCTTATCCTTGAGTCCAACCTGATCAAGGAGTACCATCCGTACTTCAACGTCCGTCTTAAGGACGACAAACACTTTCCCTATTTGCGGGTCGACGCCAACGAGGACTTCCCTCGGGTGACCATCGCCCGCTCGATGAAGCGCGACGGGGCTTCATACTTCGGTCCCTACACTCATTCGGACGCCGTTCGCGACACTCTCCGGACGATCAGACGGGTCTTCCCTTTCCGCACCTGCAGCGAACACAAGTTCCGGACGGTCACCCGCCCGTGCCTTGACTATCATGTCCGCCGGTGCCAGGGCGCCTGTCGGGGCCTTGTCTCGGAGGCCGACTATAAGTCGATGATCAGGGAACTCTGCCTGTTCCTCGACGGGCGAACCCAGGATGTCACCGACCACCTTCAGTGCCGGATGGAAGAGGCCGCCGAGCAGCTGGATTTCGAGCGGGCGGCGGAGATCCGCGACCGGCTGAGGGCCATCTCGGAGGTCAGTGAAAGGCAGAAGATCATCTCCACGGGCATGGAGGATCAGGATGTCGTGGCCTCCTCCCGCCATGGCGATGATGCTTCGGTGCAGGTCTTCCAGATTCGGGGGGGCCGGTTGGTCGGACGGGAGAGCTTCGTCCTCAACGGGACCGAGGGCCAATCTGGGCCGGAGGTCATCGATGCCTTTCTCAAGCAGTTCTACGCCCAGGCTTCCTTCATCCCCAGGGAGATCCTCCTCCCTGAGCCGGTCATCGAGCAGGGGTTGCTCGAGGAGTGGCTGTCCGCGAAGCGCGGCGGCAGGGTCCACCTGACCCAGCCCAAGCGCGGTGAGAAGAAGGGTCTCGTCGACCTGGCCGCCGAGAACGCCAGAGTCTCGTTGCAGGAGCGCCTGGCCGAGCGGACCCGTGAGTCCGAGCAGACCGGCCAGGCCCTCGCTGACCTTCAGCGCCAGTTGGGCCTCGATGGGCCCCCGCGGCGGATCGAGTGCTTCGACATCTCCAACATCCAGGGGGCCGAGGCCGTGGGCTCGATGGTCGTCTTTGAGGACGGCCGGCCCAAGAAGGAAGACTATCGGAAGTTCCGAATCCGCACGGTCGAGGGATCCAACGACTTTGCCATGATGAAGGAAGTCGTCGGGCGACGCTACCGTCGCGGCCTCAGGGAGCGTGAAGAGGCCGCCACCGGGGGGCGACCGAAGTTCGCCACCCTGCCCGACCTGATCATCGTCGACGGCGGCAAGGGTCAGCTCTCTTCGGCCAGGGAGGTCCTCACCCAACTGGGCCTGGGGGGCATCCCCACCTTTGGCCTGGCCAAGGAACACGAGTGGCTGTTCGGCGAGGGACGCCCGGGCCCGGTCGTCCTTCCCCGCGGTTCCGAGGCCCTCTTCCTGGTCCAGCGGATCAGGGACGAGGCCCATCGCTTCGCCATCGGTTACCACCGGGTGGTGCGGCGGAAGCGGACCCTGAAGTCGGTCCTGGACGACATCCCGGGCATCGGCCCACGCCGGCGGACCATCCTCCTGCGTCAGTTCGGCTCCATCGCCGGCCTGAGAAAGGCCGGGCTGGACGAGCTGAAAGCGACGCCGGGGATTCCCGCCCCGGTGGCCGAGACCATCTTCGCGTGGCTCCATGGAGAAAACGCCAAGGGGGGTCAGGACGGTGAGCCAGTGGACCAGGGATGACCGGTCTTCCGACCTGCGCTGGTCGGCCTTCGAGGTCGCCGGGGGTTGGATCGGAGCGGTGACCGGCCCGCGCGGGTTACGCTACCTGTCGCTGCCGCGGGCCGACCGCGAATCGGCCGGGCGCGAAGTGACCGCCGGTTTCCCGAAAGCCGTCGAGGATGACACGGCCTTTGATCAATTGCGGGCCGACCTGGCGGCCTATTTCGCCGGGCGCCCCGTGGACCTGACGCGCCACCCCGTCGACGCCGAGATGACCCCCTTCCAACGGCGGGTCCTCGAGGCCTGCGCCCGCATCCCCCATGGCGCCACCAAGACCTATGGCGAGCTGGCGGCCGAGGTCGGCAGCCAGGGGGCGGCCCGGGCGGTGGGCCAGGTCATGGCCCAAAACCCCGTCGCCCTGGTCTTCCCCTGACACCGCGTCCTGGCCGCCGGCGGCGGCCTCGGGGGGTTCGGCGGTGGGTTGGAGATGAAGCGCTGGCTGCTGGACCTGGAGTCAGGCCGGCTCCGACCGGAACGACGCAGGTTGAGAGATGTGGTTCTGAAGGGCTAAGAAAAACTTCCAGCCGTCGGGAACAAACCCGTCGCCCTGACGTCATATATAGTTGGTATCGGCCATCGCCTCTGGGAAATGTGGCCGGCCCGGGGCCCAAGCCCCCGGCTCAACCGGCAACAAGCTTCATGGAAGGAGGGAAATGACATGATCCGTAACCTCGCCGTTTTCGTGGTCGCTCCGGCGGGTGGGCTCATCCTCGCGGCAGCGGGATATCTCTGCCTTGCCGCGGATACAGGCTTCACCGCGCCGCTTGACAACTCCACCGAGAACCGGCGGGGAACCGGGCCAGGTCATGCTTCCCTTCCTTCGGGTCTGACCTTGCGTCGGCAAGGTTGAAGATCGCCCTGCACCCTTGATTGAATAGACCGGTTGATACCCACGGCCCGGGGGTTCCCCCGGGCCGCTTTGCGTCTTCCCGACAGCTCCCGAGCTCGGCCGCCGGACATCGGCCAAGTTCGGAACGAAGCGAGGGCGAGGGTTAAAGACATCAAGGAGCAGGGTTGACATGTTAAGGGGGTGGGTCTATAATGTTAATCGTCAAGGAAAGGATGTTAACCATCATGCCTCATACCAACGGGAAGAATCCAGCCTCGACCTTCAAGGTCGGGTCGGCGCGGACGAAGGGGCCGGCGATCCCCGGCGAGCGGTTCGCCCGCCGGACCAGGGACGCCATCGTGGAGTTGATCTTCCCGCCGGCCGTCACCGCGAACCGGGATCCCCGGTCGGAGACTCTGATCAGTCTGGTCTCGCCCAGATGGCCCGTGGACTTTCGGTGAGCCGATGGCCGACACCGGAATCACCGTAAGCTGCCAAAGGAGCGGATGACCGTGAACGCCCGTCTTGATCCGACGAACCCCACGACTCGCCGGGAAGGCACTGATTCCCGCCTGGCCAAGCTTTTCGGAGGTGGTCGTCAGATGGATACCATCGAGGTCCTCTACCATGGTGATCTCTGCGAGGACATCCTTCAATTCGTCCAGGCCAGCGGGACGGCCAGGATTGTGGCGACCAGGCCGCTCGTCATCGCCACCGGTGACGAAGCCGCCGTCCTGCCCGGTCTCTTGGGAGCGCTGTCCCACTCGCCGATGGAAGTCGAGTTGGTCAGGGTCCGTCGCCGTCAATCCAATGTCCACTAATAACTGGGCCGACCCCGGGCCATCGCGCCCGAGGGTCGGCCGGCTCGTTCCCCGCGTGTTGACAGGTCAACCCCCAAAAACTACACTTAAGCCGCCACCTTAAAGAAGTTAAACCGCACCCTTAACATGAACGAAACGGGGTGTTCCAAGCGTGGAGAAACGACGGATGCCCGGCCGGTGCCCGGTCTGCCATGAGAAGCTGGACATCACCCGGCTGAACTGCCCTCACTGCGAAACCAGCATCGAGGGGCGGTTCGAGGCTTCGAAGTTCGATGCCCTGACCCGTGACCAATCGGATTTCGTCGAGGTCTTCCTTAAGGCTCGCGGCAACATCAAAGAGGTCGAGAGGGAGCTCGGCATCTCCTACCCCACGGTCAGAGGGCGTTTGGAGCAAGTCATTCAGGCCCTGGGTTACCGGCCTGAACCGATTCCGGACGAGACCGCATCGACGGCCAAACGCCGGGACGTGCTCGAGGCCCTTAAGTCGGGGCGGATCACCGCCGAGGAGGCCGTCAAACTCCTC
This window of the Bacillota bacterium genome carries:
- a CDS encoding class I SAM-dependent methyltransferase, with amino-acid sequence MDVTELTQHDFVADINRWVSGLPSLIDVGCGLGDLLTRIDCPIKIGIDAHRPYLERRRTDDPRIVPLTMDAREMPARFLPGGVAAILFLDVLEHFPYDEGVEILRQAEALARESVIVFTPRGWFPQHNFDYFNLGGETYQEHRSAWNVANFERLGFTDAIVYKAFHGPGNPSFLRAFPEPGAAPVDALLVRKVLQRGK
- the uvrA gene encoding excinuclease ABC subunit UvrA gives rise to the protein MAKDKIIIRGARQHNLKNIDIEIPRDKFVVITGLSGSGKSSLAFDTIFAEGQRRYVESLSAYARQFLGQMDKPDVDYIEGLSPTISIDQKTTSRNPRSTVGTVTEIYDYLRLLFARIGRPHCPKCGKPITQQTVDQMVDQVAGLPESTRIQILAPIVRGRKGEHEKVIEEIRKGGYVRVRVDGEVHEVTEPITLEKNKKHSIEAVVDRLVVRPGLQKRLADSLETALNLSGGLVLVDVIGKEEILFSRNFACIDCGVSIEEPQPRMFSFNNPYGACPVCDGLGSNMEIDPDRVIPDRRKSIDDGAIVPWYRGAMTYYPSLLEAVARHLGFRTDVPIDDLDPKWVDIVLNGSGDEKFPFTFEGFNGQMRTKEATFEGVVHNLERRYRESQSDGARADIEEFMSTKPCPACGGKRLRPESLAVKIGGKSIADVTGLSIVETLDFFNHLTLTQREELIAHQVLKEIRERLGFLVNVGLDYLTLDRAAGTLAGGEAQRIRLATQIGSGLVGVLYILDEPSIGLHQRDNERLIATLKRLRGLGNTLIVVEHDEETMWAADHIIDIGPGAGAHGGRVIVAGTIDEVMACPESITGQYLSGQKEIPVPLARRQPNGKAVEVRGAREHNLKEIDVKFPLGLFVCVTGVSGSGKSTLVNEILHKALAADLNRARTKPGDHEAITGLKYLDKVIDIDQSPIGRTPRSNPATYTGLFDLIRDVYASTPEARVRGFRAGRFSFNVRGGRCEACKGDGIIKIEMHFLPDVYVPCEVCKGKRYNRETLEVRYKGKSISDVLEMNVDEGAEFFKNLPRLKRKLQTLQDVGLGYIKLGQPATTLSGGEAQRVKLATELSRRSNGKTMYILDEPTTGLHIDDIHKLLVVLGRLVDAGDTVVVIEHNLDVIKTADYLIDLGPEGGERGGRVIATGTPEEVAAMPQSYTGQFLKKIFERQAKRGRGKTAAN
- a CDS encoding TIGR04076 family protein; protein product: MAKRGEFLPVRITMIEQRGKCTHKLGDSFIWDSWTPPKGMCGALTDSLARPALMCALGALSWEDNDPDHWYISCPSKKGTVWKLESLEKEMPKREW
- the uvrC gene encoding excinuclease ABC subunit UvrC; protein product: MPEDRPSGPSPEMEAKLGRLPAKPGVYLFKDKAGEIIYIGKALSLRSRVRQYFQSAKNQNPRTMAMVMQARDLEFIRTDSEVEALILESNLIKEYHPYFNVRLKDDKHFPYLRVDANEDFPRVTIARSMKRDGASYFGPYTHSDAVRDTLRTIRRVFPFRTCSEHKFRTVTRPCLDYHVRRCQGACRGLVSEADYKSMIRELCLFLDGRTQDVTDHLQCRMEEAAEQLDFERAAEIRDRLRAISEVSERQKIISTGMEDQDVVASSRHGDDASVQVFQIRGGRLVGRESFVLNGTEGQSGPEVIDAFLKQFYAQASFIPREILLPEPVIEQGLLEEWLSAKRGGRVHLTQPKRGEKKGLVDLAAENARVSLQERLAERTRESEQTGQALADLQRQLGLDGPPRRIECFDISNIQGAEAVGSMVVFEDGRPKKEDYRKFRIRTVEGSNDFAMMKEVVGRRYRRGLREREEAATGGRPKFATLPDLIIVDGGKGQLSSAREVLTQLGLGGIPTFGLAKEHEWLFGEGRPGPVVLPRGSEALFLVQRIRDEAHRFAIGYHRVVRRKRTLKSVLDDIPGIGPRRRTILLRQFGSIAGLRKAGLDELKATPGIPAPVAETIFAWLHGENAKGGQDGEPVDQG
- a CDS encoding M20/M25/M40 family metallo-hydrolase; this encodes MSLRAAPPPAVEPLDLATLDRMVVGEVWTSDEAYRNLVYLCDECGSRFGGTAGERKAVQFLTSRMSQYGLDDVHTEEFEYAGWARGRARLTALSPKRRAFPCLALPYCGSGEVQGELVFLGSGHPDVYAERADEIKGKIVMVTTESPTDLCRTMHRMEKYGRAVEAGAVGFIWMRDEPGLLEETGSLRFNAPAEVIGVGVSTETGAALNRLAEKGPVKLRIATANSNERMTSSNICGEVVGRESQRRLLIAGGHLDGHDIAPGAIDNGSGAVIVLETARVLAKIGAHLPHTIRFVIFPVEEIGLIGSEEYVHAHRRETRNMQFMVNVDAAGGGGEPSLLIQGWRELMPVFKDIARRQNQPWKIRNGMNLYSDQFNFAAAGVPSAFMTSSRPGPRPAGRGWTHTAADTLDKVSPRGLQMDALNLARLLLYLSFQVNDWPAAHKSKAETKKLLESEGLWEVLGYEKRLPLRG
- a CDS encoding methylated-DNA--[protein]-cysteine S-methyltransferase produces the protein MTPFQRRVLEACARIPHGATKTYGELAAEVGSQGAARAVGQVMAQNPVALVFPUHRVLAAGGGLGGFGGGLEMKRWLLDLESGRLRPERRRLRDVVLKG
- a CDS encoding DUF2089 domain-containing protein; the protein is MEKRRMPGRCPVCHEKLDITRLNCPHCETSIEGRFEASKFDALTRDQSDFVEVFLKARGNIKEVERELGISYPTVRGRLEQVIQALGYRPEPIPDETASTAKRRDVLEALKSGRITAEEAVKLLKSRSAPPAEAGEGGPSDGEDAPRKSDEGGAQGVDAGQGGRE